A portion of the Achromobacter sp. MFA1 R4 genome contains these proteins:
- a CDS encoding ABC transporter substrate-binding protein — MEMKRLNLKLAAALMAAAGAASAVVTPAMAAEEQFVPLLVYRTGSFAPLGIPWADGKLDYLKLINERDGGVNGVKITYEECETSYATDRGVECYERLKGKGTGASGFDTQSTGITFAVSDKAIIDKVPVETMGYGLSQSVDGSVFQWNFPLLGTYWTAADVMIQDIAKKEGGMDKLKGKKIALVYHDSPYGKEPIPLLQKRAAKEGFELLLYPVTAPGVEQKSTWLQIRQARPNYVLLWSAGIMTPTAIREAQASGYPRDKMYAIWWAGSEGDVKDLGDVAKGYNAITVHNSGADTDKVYDDLKKYVYDKGQGSDKTGNTTLGTIAHTRGMMISMLQVEAIRAAQEKFGKGKALTPEQVRWGFENLDLTQEKLDKLGFGQIMRPVKTSCANHMGDDWARIVQWDGSKFKVVSDWYQSDKSILDPMVKESAAKYAKEKNITPRKCE, encoded by the coding sequence ATGGAGATGAAGCGTCTTAACCTGAAGTTGGCGGCAGCCCTGATGGCCGCAGCCGGCGCCGCAAGCGCCGTGGTCACGCCGGCGATGGCGGCCGAAGAGCAGTTCGTTCCGTTGCTGGTGTATCGCACGGGCTCGTTTGCGCCGCTGGGCATTCCCTGGGCCGACGGCAAGCTGGACTACCTGAAGCTCATCAACGAGCGCGATGGCGGCGTGAACGGCGTCAAGATCACGTACGAAGAATGCGAAACCTCCTACGCCACGGACCGCGGCGTGGAGTGCTACGAACGCCTGAAGGGCAAGGGCACTGGCGCGTCGGGCTTCGACACCCAGTCCACCGGCATCACCTTCGCGGTCAGCGACAAGGCGATCATCGACAAGGTGCCGGTCGAAACGATGGGCTACGGCCTGTCGCAGTCCGTGGACGGCAGCGTGTTCCAGTGGAACTTCCCGCTGCTGGGCACGTACTGGACCGCGGCCGACGTGATGATCCAGGACATCGCCAAGAAAGAAGGCGGCATGGACAAGCTCAAGGGCAAGAAGATCGCCCTGGTCTACCACGATTCGCCCTACGGCAAGGAGCCGATCCCGCTGCTGCAGAAGCGCGCGGCCAAGGAAGGCTTCGAACTGCTGCTGTACCCCGTGACCGCCCCCGGCGTGGAGCAAAAGTCCACCTGGCTGCAGATCCGCCAGGCCCGCCCGAACTACGTGCTGCTGTGGAGCGCCGGCATCATGACGCCCACCGCCATCCGCGAGGCGCAGGCCAGCGGCTATCCGCGCGACAAGATGTACGCGATCTGGTGGGCCGGCTCCGAAGGCGACGTCAAGGATCTGGGCGATGTCGCCAAGGGCTACAACGCCATCACGGTCCACAACAGCGGCGCCGACACCGACAAGGTCTACGACGATCTGAAGAAGTACGTATACGACAAGGGCCAGGGCTCGGACAAGACCGGCAACACCACGCTGGGCACCATTGCCCATACGCGCGGCATGATGATCTCGATGCTGCAGGTGGAAGCCATCCGCGCCGCGCAGGAGAAGTTCGGCAAGGGCAAGGCGTTGACGCCGGAACAGGTGCGCTGGGGCTTCGAGAACCTGGACCTGACCCAGGAAAAGCTCGACAAGCTGGGCTTTGGCCAGATCATGCGTCCGGTCAAGACCTCGTGCGCCAATCACATGGGCGACGACTGGGCGCGCATCGTGCAGTGGGACGGTTCCAAGTTCAAGGTCGTTTCCGACTGGTATCAGTCGGACAAGTCGATCCTGGACCCCATGGTCAAGGAATCGGCGGCCAAGTACGCCAAGGAAAAGAACATTACCCCCCGCAAGTGTGAGTGA
- a CDS encoding branched-chain amino acid ABC transporter permease, producing MFYRENGQFKTSYRADQQIFPIRQDRVFIGLLMAVAFIAVPALASDYLLRAILIPFLILALAAVGLNILVGYCGQISLGTGAFMAVGAYAAWNFGVRFPGMPLVLQILLGGCFATVVGVIFGIPSLRIRGLYLAVATLAAQFFVDWAFLRIPFFTNYSSSGSVSVPPLTAFGLPVQSAMEKYLFVLILVVVFSLLAKNLVRGAIGRQWMAIRDMDVAASVIGIRPMYAKLTAFAVSSFIVGVAGALWGYIHLGSWEPLAFDLGRSFQLLFMVIIGGLGSIIGSFFGAAFIVLIPVALSNIPHMLGLPLSVDTAAHIEHMVFGALIVFFLIAEPHGLARLWSIGKEKLRIWPFPH from the coding sequence ATGTTCTATCGCGAAAACGGCCAATTCAAGACCAGCTATCGCGCTGACCAGCAGATCTTCCCGATCCGCCAGGATCGCGTCTTCATCGGGTTGCTGATGGCGGTGGCGTTCATCGCCGTCCCGGCGCTGGCCAGCGACTACCTGCTGCGCGCCATCCTGATCCCGTTCCTGATCCTGGCGCTGGCCGCCGTGGGCCTGAATATCCTGGTCGGCTACTGCGGCCAGATCTCGCTGGGGACCGGCGCATTCATGGCGGTGGGCGCCTATGCCGCCTGGAACTTCGGCGTGCGCTTTCCGGGCATGCCGCTCGTCCTGCAGATCCTGCTGGGAGGATGCTTTGCCACCGTCGTCGGCGTGATCTTCGGCATACCCAGCCTGCGCATCCGCGGCCTGTACCTGGCGGTGGCGACGCTGGCCGCGCAATTCTTCGTGGATTGGGCGTTCCTGCGGATTCCGTTCTTTACCAACTACTCGTCCTCGGGCAGCGTGTCGGTGCCGCCGCTGACGGCCTTCGGGCTGCCGGTGCAGAGCGCCATGGAGAAGTACCTGTTCGTGCTGATCCTGGTGGTGGTCTTCAGCCTGCTGGCCAAGAACCTGGTGCGGGGCGCGATCGGCCGGCAATGGATGGCGATCCGCGACATGGACGTGGCCGCCTCGGTCATCGGCATCCGTCCCATGTACGCCAAGCTGACGGCATTCGCGGTCAGCTCGTTCATCGTCGGCGTGGCCGGGGCGTTGTGGGGCTACATCCACCTCGGTTCGTGGGAGCCGCTGGCATTCGACCTCGGGCGCTCGTTCCAGCTCCTGTTCATGGTCATCATCGGCGGCCTGGGCTCGATCATCGGCAGCTTCTTCGGCGCCGCGTTCATCGTGCTGATTCCCGTGGCCCTGTCGAACATTCCGCACATGCTGGGCCTGCCGCTGTCGGTGGACACCGCGGCCCACATCGAACATATGGTTTTTGGCGCGCTGATCGTGTTCTTCCTGATCGCCGAGCCGCACGGCCTGGCGCGCCTGTGGAGCATCGGCAAGGAAAAGCTGAGGATCTGGCCGTTCCCCCACTGA
- a CDS encoding branched-chain amino acid ABC transporter permease: MGFFLETFLGGLMSGMLYALIGLGFVLIFKASGVFNFAQGAMVLVAALSMARFSEWLPQWLGFDNMILANVLAFIVSAFVMFLLAVAIERFVLRHLVNQEATTLLMATLGISYFLDGLGQITFGSSVYSINVGMPKDPLLVLDSVFEGGLLINLEDLTAAVIAALLVATLALFFQYTSTGRALRAVADDHQAAQSIGIPLNRIWVIVWSVAGLVALVAGIIWGSKFGVQFTLSTAALRALPVVILGGLTSVPGAILGGLIIGVGEKLSEVYLGSLVGGGIEIWFAYVLALVFLLFRPQGLFGEKIIDRV, encoded by the coding sequence ATGGGATTTTTTCTAGAGACCTTCCTCGGCGGCCTGATGAGCGGCATGCTGTACGCGCTGATCGGCCTGGGCTTTGTGCTGATCTTCAAGGCGTCCGGCGTCTTCAACTTCGCGCAGGGCGCAATGGTGCTGGTGGCCGCCCTGTCCATGGCGCGCTTCTCGGAATGGCTGCCGCAGTGGCTGGGCTTTGACAACATGATCCTGGCCAACGTGCTGGCGTTCATCGTCAGCGCCTTCGTGATGTTCCTGCTGGCGGTGGCGATCGAACGCTTCGTGCTGCGCCACCTGGTCAACCAGGAGGCCACCACGCTGCTGATGGCCACGCTGGGCATCAGCTACTTCCTGGACGGCCTGGGCCAGATCACGTTCGGCAGCTCGGTGTATTCCATCAATGTGGGCATGCCCAAGGATCCCCTGTTGGTCCTGGACTCGGTGTTCGAGGGCGGCCTGCTGATCAACCTGGAGGACCTGACGGCCGCCGTCATCGCGGCGCTCCTGGTGGCGACGCTCGCCCTGTTCTTCCAGTACACCTCCACCGGCCGCGCGCTGCGCGCCGTGGCCGACGACCACCAGGCCGCGCAGTCCATCGGCATTCCCCTGAACCGCATCTGGGTCATCGTCTGGAGCGTCGCGGGCCTGGTCGCCCTGGTGGCCGGGATCATCTGGGGCTCGAAGTTCGGCGTGCAGTTCACGCTGTCCACCGCTGCGCTGCGCGCGCTGCCGGTCGTCATCCTGGGCGGCCTGACGTCGGTGCCGGGCGCCATCCTGGGCGGCCTGATCATCGGCGTGGGGGAAAAGCTGTCCGAGGTCTATCTGGGGTCGCTCGTGGGAGGCGGCATCGAAATCTGGTTCGCCTACGTGCTGGCGCTGGTGTTCCTGCTGTTCCGTCCGCAAGGACTGTTCGGCGAGAAGATCATCGACCGCGTCTAA
- a CDS encoding ABC transporter ATP-binding protein, which produces MSNNDRDQRIGDVMLDMQNISLSFGGVKALTDISFNVREHEIRAIIGPNGAGKSSMLNVINGVYTPQQGGIQFRGERFSKMNPRRAAEMGIARTFQNLALFKGMSVLDNIMTGRNLRMKSGLLAQALRLGPAEREEIQHREFVENIIDFLEIQAYRKTPVGRLPYGLQKRVDLGRALAMEPRLLLLDEPMAGMNIEEKQDMSRFILDVNDEFGTTIVLIEHDMGVVMDISDRVVVLDYGKKIGDGKPDEVRANEDVIRAYLGVSH; this is translated from the coding sequence ATGAGCAACAACGACCGCGACCAGCGTATCGGCGATGTCATGCTGGACATGCAGAACATCTCCCTGTCCTTCGGCGGCGTCAAGGCGCTGACGGACATCTCCTTCAACGTGCGCGAACACGAAATCCGCGCCATCATCGGTCCCAACGGCGCCGGCAAGAGCTCCATGCTCAACGTCATCAACGGGGTCTACACGCCGCAGCAGGGCGGCATCCAGTTCCGGGGCGAGCGGTTTTCGAAGATGAACCCGCGGCGCGCCGCCGAAATGGGCATCGCGCGCACGTTCCAGAACCTGGCGCTCTTCAAGGGCATGAGCGTGCTGGACAACATCATGACGGGCCGCAACCTGCGCATGAAGAGCGGCCTGCTGGCGCAGGCGCTGCGCCTGGGACCGGCCGAGCGCGAGGAAATCCAGCACCGCGAGTTCGTCGAGAACATCATCGACTTCCTCGAGATCCAGGCCTACCGCAAGACGCCGGTCGGCCGCCTGCCCTACGGCCTGCAAAAGCGCGTCGACCTGGGCCGCGCGCTGGCGATGGAGCCGCGCCTGTTGCTGCTCGACGAGCCGATGGCCGGCATGAACATCGAAGAAAAGCAGGACATGAGCCGCTTCATCCTGGACGTGAACGACGAATTCGGCACCACCATCGTGCTGATCGAACACGACATGGGCGTGGTCATGGACATCTCCGACCGGGTGGTGGTGCTGGACTACGGCAAAAAGATCGGCGACGGCAAGCCGGACGAGGTCCGTGCCAACGAAGACGTGATCCGCGCCTACCTCGGCGTGTCGCATTAA
- a CDS encoding long-chain fatty acid--CoA ligase — MAHSSPASAQMPAAPDTFPALLLAHANVRGSRPAIREKDLGIWQTLTWSEVAEHVRHVANGLASLGIQPGMHVAVIGENRPRLYMAMMAAQSLGAIPVPLYQDAVAQEMVYVLQDAEVSVAVVEDQEQVDKMIEVREQCPALKHVVFDDPRGLRHYADPMLLSYERLEELGREFAAQHPDFYARAVAAVQPHDAAAMFYTSGTTGKPKGVVLTHHALIDRARAVSDMEKLTDQEDVLAYLPPAWIGQNMFSYTQLLVTGFTVNHPESPDTVSIDMRDIGPTYYFAPPRVLEGLLTHVMIRMEDAGWLKRKLFAACMKLARRVGAKILDGESVNAWDRMRYAVGNVLIYGPLRNALGMSRVRVAYTAGEAIGPDLFVFYRSIGINLKQLYGSTETSVFVCVQPDGHVRDDTVGPPVAGVEIRVADNGEILVKSPGLFKEYYRNPDATAEARSADGWFHTGDAGYLDTDGQLKIIDRAKDVGKLANGSLFAPKYIENKLKFFQHIKEAVAFGAGREDVCAFINIDLEAVGNWAERRGLPYAGYTDLAGKDEVYQLIAECVEQVNADLATDPKLAASQVSRFLILHKELDPDDDELTRTRKVRRAFIAQKYGVLIDALFGGKQSQFIETEVKFEDGRTGKIAADLKIRPVKTFPAITARAA, encoded by the coding sequence GTGGCACATTCATCGCCCGCATCTGCACAGATGCCGGCGGCGCCGGACACCTTTCCGGCGCTGCTGCTCGCGCATGCCAACGTTCGCGGGTCGCGGCCCGCGATACGAGAGAAAGACCTGGGTATCTGGCAAACCCTGACCTGGTCCGAAGTGGCGGAGCACGTCCGTCACGTCGCGAACGGTCTCGCATCGCTTGGCATCCAGCCCGGCATGCACGTGGCCGTCATCGGTGAAAACCGTCCCCGCCTGTACATGGCCATGATGGCCGCGCAGTCGCTGGGCGCGATCCCCGTGCCGCTCTATCAGGATGCGGTCGCGCAGGAGATGGTTTACGTGCTGCAGGACGCGGAGGTCAGCGTCGCGGTCGTCGAAGACCAGGAACAGGTCGACAAGATGATCGAGGTGCGCGAGCAATGCCCCGCCCTCAAGCACGTCGTGTTCGACGATCCGCGCGGCCTGCGCCATTACGCCGACCCCATGCTGCTCTCTTATGAGCGCCTGGAAGAGCTGGGCCGCGAATTCGCCGCGCAACACCCTGATTTCTACGCGCGCGCCGTGGCCGCCGTGCAGCCGCACGATGCCGCGGCGATGTTCTACACGTCGGGCACGACGGGCAAGCCCAAGGGCGTGGTGCTGACCCACCATGCGCTGATCGACCGCGCGCGCGCCGTCTCCGACATGGAAAAGCTGACCGACCAGGAAGACGTGCTGGCGTACCTGCCGCCCGCGTGGATCGGCCAGAACATGTTCTCGTACACGCAGCTGCTGGTGACCGGATTCACGGTGAACCATCCCGAGTCGCCCGACACCGTGTCGATCGACATGCGCGACATCGGCCCCACCTATTATTTTGCGCCGCCGCGCGTGCTGGAAGGGCTGCTGACGCATGTGATGATCCGCATGGAGGACGCCGGCTGGCTCAAGCGCAAGCTGTTCGCCGCCTGCATGAAGCTCGCGCGCCGCGTGGGCGCGAAGATCCTGGACGGCGAATCCGTGAACGCCTGGGACCGCATGCGCTACGCGGTAGGCAACGTGCTGATCTATGGCCCGCTGCGCAACGCGCTGGGCATGAGCCGTGTGCGCGTGGCCTACACGGCCGGCGAGGCCATCGGCCCCGACCTCTTCGTCTTCTACCGCTCCATCGGCATCAACCTCAAGCAGCTGTACGGGTCCACCGAGACCTCGGTGTTCGTCTGCGTGCAGCCGGACGGCCACGTGCGCGACGACACGGTCGGCCCGCCCGTCGCGGGCGTGGAAATCCGCGTCGCCGACAACGGCGAGATCCTGGTCAAGAGCCCCGGCCTTTTCAAGGAGTACTACCGCAACCCGGACGCCACCGCCGAGGCGCGCAGCGCCGACGGCTGGTTCCACACGGGCGACGCGGGCTATCTGGACACCGACGGGCAACTGAAGATCATCGACCGCGCCAAGGACGTGGGCAAGCTCGCCAACGGCAGCCTGTTCGCGCCCAAGTACATCGAGAACAAGCTCAAGTTCTTCCAGCACATCAAGGAAGCGGTCGCGTTCGGCGCGGGGCGCGAAGACGTGTGCGCCTTCATCAACATCGACCTGGAAGCCGTGGGCAACTGGGCCGAGCGCCGCGGCCTGCCCTACGCCGGCTACACCGACCTGGCAGGCAAGGACGAGGTCTACCAGCTCATCGCGGAATGCGTGGAACAGGTCAACGCAGACCTGGCCACCGATCCCAAGCTGGCGGCGTCGCAGGTGAGCCGGTTCCTGATCCTGCACAAAGAGCTCGACCCCGACGACGACGAGCTGACCCGCACGCGCAAGGTGCGCCGCGCCTTCATCGCACAGAAGTACGGCGTGCTGATCGATGCGCTCTTTGGCGGCAAGCAGTCGCAGTTCATCGAGACCGAAGTGAAATTCGAAGACGGACGCACCGGCAAGATTGCAGCGGACCTGAAAATCCGCCCGGTCAAGACGTTTCCCGCCATCACCGCCCGAGCCGCGTAG
- a CDS encoding Crp/Fnr family transcriptional regulator: MQLSDSLQLAAAWFRVLNAEQQARVERDLSVQQVVAGSIIERKGELAQAWIGVLAGLVKVSVGNSEGKVASLTGVPAGGWIGEGSLLKREVRKYDIVALRDSVVARLPGTTFDWLLDTSIPFNRYLLHQLNERVAQFIGKAEYDRLLDPDARVARCLAELFNPLLYPGMGMRLTITQEEVGYLARVSRQRANQALRKLEEAGLLNVEYGAVRVLDLDGLKLYGSDRGGAEGEQAA; the protein is encoded by the coding sequence ATGCAGCTATCCGACTCCCTGCAACTCGCCGCCGCCTGGTTTCGCGTGCTCAACGCCGAACAGCAAGCGCGCGTGGAGCGGGACCTTTCCGTGCAGCAGGTGGTTGCCGGGTCGATCATAGAGCGCAAAGGCGAACTCGCACAGGCTTGGATCGGCGTACTCGCGGGGTTGGTCAAGGTGTCGGTCGGCAATTCCGAAGGCAAGGTCGCTTCGCTGACCGGCGTGCCCGCCGGCGGCTGGATCGGCGAGGGGTCGCTGCTCAAGCGCGAGGTCCGCAAGTACGACATCGTTGCGCTGCGCGATTCGGTCGTGGCCCGCCTGCCCGGCACGACCTTCGACTGGTTGCTGGATACCAGTATTCCCTTCAACCGCTATCTGCTCCACCAATTGAACGAGCGCGTCGCGCAGTTCATCGGCAAGGCGGAGTACGACCGCCTGCTGGACCCCGATGCGCGCGTCGCCCGCTGTCTGGCCGAGCTCTTCAACCCTTTGCTGTATCCCGGGATGGGCATGCGCCTGACCATTACGCAGGAAGAAGTCGGCTATCTGGCCCGGGTTTCGCGTCAGCGCGCCAATCAGGCGCTGCGCAAGCTCGAGGAAGCCGGCCTGCTGAACGTGGAATATGGGGCGGTGCGGGTGCTGGACCTGGACGGCCTGAAGCTCTACGGCTCGGACCGCGGCGGGGCGGAAGGAGAGCAGGCGGCCTGA
- a CDS encoding MarR family winged helix-turn-helix transcriptional regulator, whose protein sequence is MKSRTKTKGAFNPLLLDSQLCFALYSTSLAMNKVYRKLLRGLDLTYPQYLVMLVLWEGDEITVTDIGDRLFLDSATLTPLLKRLEAAGLVTRQRAVDDERQVIVGLTRQGRDLREKAEAVPHSVAAAAQCSLDEAQGMMKTLHALREKLVESL, encoded by the coding sequence ATGAAATCCAGAACCAAGACCAAAGGCGCTTTCAACCCGCTGCTGCTGGACAGCCAGTTGTGCTTCGCCCTGTACTCGACCTCGCTGGCGATGAACAAGGTGTACCGCAAGCTGTTGCGCGGGCTGGATCTGACCTACCCGCAGTACCTGGTGATGCTGGTGCTGTGGGAGGGCGACGAGATCACGGTGACGGATATCGGCGACCGCCTGTTCCTGGACTCCGCCACGCTCACGCCGCTGCTCAAGCGCCTGGAGGCCGCGGGCCTGGTGACGCGCCAGCGCGCCGTGGACGACGAACGCCAGGTGATCGTGGGCCTGACCAGACAGGGCCGCGACCTGCGGGAAAAGGCCGAAGCCGTGCCCCATTCGGTCGCCGCGGCCGCGCAGTGCTCGCTGGACGAGGCGCAGGGCATGATGAAGACGCTGCATGCGCTGCGGGAGAAGCTGGTCGAAAGTCTTTGA
- a CDS encoding organic hydroperoxide resistance protein, which translates to MSIEKVLYRASATATGGREGRGVSDDGNLDVKLTTPRELGGAGAAGTNPEQLFAVGYAACFLGAMKFVANRDKIAIPADVSVNGNVGIGATPTGFGIEVELKISLPGLDREQAEKLVAAAHIVCPYSNATRGNIDVTLTIV; encoded by the coding sequence ATGTCCATCGAAAAAGTCCTCTACCGTGCCAGCGCCACCGCAACCGGCGGCCGTGAAGGCCGTGGCGTCAGCGATGACGGCAACCTCGACGTCAAGCTGACCACGCCGCGCGAACTGGGCGGCGCCGGCGCCGCGGGCACCAACCCGGAACAACTGTTCGCCGTCGGATACGCGGCCTGCTTCCTGGGCGCCATGAAGTTCGTCGCCAACCGCGACAAGATCGCGATCCCCGCGGACGTCTCGGTCAACGGCAACGTCGGCATCGGCGCGACCCCCACCGGTTTCGGCATCGAAGTCGAACTGAAGATCTCGCTGCCGGGCCTGGACCGCGAGCAAGCGGAAAAGCTGGTGGCGGCGGCGCACATCGTCTGCCCGTACTCGAACGCGACGCGCGGCAACATCGACGTGACGCTGACGATCGTCTGA
- a CDS encoding LysE/ArgO family amino acid transporter, whose translation MFATLSSPAFLTAWVSGTATGLGLFAVVGAQSAFILRQGLMRAHLLSVVAICALIDAVFIFASVSGLQALTAWFPWLTTAVLWFGVAFLTWYAAQSARRAWTATGGLAAARDVVPSRRAAVLGALGFSLLNPHFWLDMVVVGSLAHGFEDARMAFAAGAFTASLLWLAVLGIGSRLFAPFFASATAWRVLDGIIAVVMAGLALSLAVKGV comes from the coding sequence ATGTTCGCCACCTTGTCATCCCCCGCATTCCTCACCGCCTGGGTCAGCGGTACCGCCACCGGCCTGGGCCTGTTCGCCGTGGTGGGCGCGCAAAGCGCGTTCATCCTGCGCCAGGGGTTGATGCGCGCGCACCTCCTGAGCGTCGTCGCCATCTGCGCGCTGATCGACGCCGTCTTCATTTTTGCCAGCGTGTCCGGACTGCAAGCCCTGACGGCCTGGTTCCCCTGGCTGACGACCGCCGTGTTGTGGTTTGGCGTGGCCTTCCTGACCTGGTACGCGGCCCAATCCGCGCGCCGCGCATGGACCGCGACGGGCGGCCTGGCCGCGGCCCGCGACGTCGTGCCCTCGCGCCGCGCCGCCGTGCTGGGCGCCCTGGGCTTTTCGCTGCTCAACCCGCATTTCTGGCTGGACATGGTGGTGGTCGGTTCGCTGGCCCACGGTTTCGAGGATGCGCGCATGGCCTTCGCCGCGGGCGCCTTCACGGCCAGCCTGCTGTGGTTGGCGGTGCTGGGCATCGGCTCGCGGCTCTTTGCCCCTTTCTTTGCCAGCGCCACGGCCTGGCGCGTGCTGGACGGCATCATCGCGGTGGTCATGGCCGGCCTGGCGCTCAGCCTGGCGGTCAAGGGCGTCTGA
- a CDS encoding LysR family transcriptional regulator ArgP, which yields MKIDHGNLRALAAVVREGSFERAALSLSVTPSAVSQRIKALEDRMGRLLVQRTVPAAATADGQVLVQLAEQTALLEHDALNRLGVADDDVPHASIPIAVNHDSLETWFVDAALQFSTRTRATLDMLSEDQDHTAALLRNGSVLGAVTTLADPVQGCRIHALGSMRYVATCTPDFHKRYFSSGVNAQTLAQAPVLVFNRKDALQARFAHKIADPAPWEPPVWWVPSTRAFVQATLGGLGWTMNPLPLVQEHLDAGQLVLLRGRAWEDVPLYWQHWRVNSEAMEALTDSVLSAARSLVRRR from the coding sequence ATGAAAATCGACCACGGGAACCTGCGCGCGTTGGCGGCGGTGGTGCGCGAAGGCAGCTTCGAACGGGCGGCGTTGTCCCTGAGCGTGACGCCGTCGGCGGTGTCGCAGCGCATCAAGGCGCTGGAAGACCGGATGGGCCGGCTGCTGGTCCAGCGCACCGTGCCCGCCGCAGCCACCGCGGACGGCCAGGTGCTGGTCCAGCTGGCCGAACAGACCGCGCTGCTGGAGCACGACGCGCTGAACCGGCTGGGCGTGGCCGACGACGACGTGCCGCACGCCAGCATTCCCATCGCGGTCAATCACGACAGCCTGGAAACCTGGTTCGTCGATGCCGCCCTGCAGTTCTCGACACGCACCCGCGCCACGCTGGACATGCTGTCCGAAGACCAGGACCACACCGCCGCGCTGCTGCGCAACGGGTCGGTGCTGGGCGCCGTGACCACGCTGGCCGATCCGGTGCAGGGTTGCCGCATCCACGCGCTGGGCAGCATGCGCTACGTGGCCACGTGCACGCCCGACTTCCACAAGCGCTATTTTTCTTCGGGCGTCAATGCGCAGACCCTGGCGCAGGCGCCCGTGCTGGTGTTCAACCGCAAGGACGCCCTGCAGGCGCGCTTTGCCCACAAGATCGCGGACCCCGCGCCGTGGGAGCCGCCGGTGTGGTGGGTCCCTTCCACGCGGGCCTTCGTGCAGGCCACGCTGGGCGGATTGGGCTGGACGATGAACCCGCTGCCGCTCGTGCAGGAGCACCTTGACGCCGGTCAACTGGTCCTGCTGCGCGGCCGCGCCTGGGAAGACGTGCCGCTCTACTGGCAGCATTGGCGGGTAAACTCCGAGGCGATGGAAGCCTTGACCGACTCGGTTCTGTCAGCCGCGCGCAGCCTGGTCAGGCGTCGTTAA
- a CDS encoding copper chaperone PCu(A)C: MHFRKFVAIAAIGLCTAGTAWAKDYKAGQIEVDDLWVRASAPGQANGAGYMDIDNDAKAPDRLLSVTSDAAERVELHTVQTEGGVSRMRQVEGGIPLPADGGVKLSPGGYHVMFIKLKAPFKDGATVPATLKFEKAGEVAVEFKVKPASHNPGMSHDHGAMKH, encoded by the coding sequence ATGCACTTCCGCAAGTTTGTCGCCATTGCCGCTATTGGCCTGTGCACCGCCGGCACGGCGTGGGCCAAGGACTACAAGGCAGGCCAGATCGAGGTCGATGACCTCTGGGTTCGCGCCTCCGCGCCGGGCCAGGCCAACGGCGCGGGGTACATGGATATCGACAACGACGCCAAGGCGCCGGACCGCCTGCTGTCGGTGACCTCGGACGCCGCGGAACGCGTGGAACTGCACACCGTGCAGACCGAGGGCGGCGTGTCGCGGATGCGCCAGGTGGAAGGCGGCATCCCGCTGCCCGCAGACGGCGGGGTCAAGCTCAGCCCGGGCGGCTACCACGTCATGTTCATCAAGCTGAAGGCGCCGTTCAAGGATGGCGCCACTGTGCCGGCCACGCTCAAGTTCGAAAAGGCGGGCGAAGTCGCCGTGGAGTTCAAGGTCAAGCCGGCTTCGCACAATCCCGGCATGAGCCACGACCACGGCGCCATGAAGCACTGA